Proteins found in one Macrobrachium nipponense isolate FS-2020 chromosome 4, ASM1510439v2, whole genome shotgun sequence genomic segment:
- the LOC135211607 gene encoding glutamate receptor U1-like translates to MTSGGQSVGLRHWRLVLSLMVPFVFLCDARSDAVWRNTTKGSSKWNFDNVQPKFIRYTEPVTLRVAADEWQPHIKVTEDKNGNIQLFGPMAELLESLSYALNFSYTLTRPPDGAWGAPDENGNFNGMLGMIQRNEIDLALGPFGMTEGRARVAAFSRPVVIDPLRITVRRGKPKIGIWNILKPLDWQVWVGTVLAVLFVGAALGLFITTPWTRNTGSSGSLLRQALYQLWDQIATFLGQGMSYIPPIDSSRVVVLMWLLAAFVITRSYQGALTSLLAVREIPIKIDSIEDFLKAKEYRMIYETSTAFTAYLKKSQTGIFRKLHEANLAGRGEFINMNKMPEALDKQVRTRDFAILAEDLTIKMLLSEDFSRTGECGFHISRERFFPLILCVAGNPRLPIMRGINYRIQKIVEHDLYGQTLRRNANNGTSCLQPISTITVNEAYDMASLKGLFYLLCAGFGVSLAAFVVEVILACGVKAV, encoded by the exons ATGACGTCTGGTGGACAGTCTGTTGGTCTGCGCCATTGGCGATTGGTTCTGTCTCTGATGGTCCCGTTTGTATTTCTCTGTGACGCCAGATCAG ATGCTGTTTGGAGAAACACGACCAAAGGAAGTAGTAAATGGAACTTCGATAACGTTCAGCCGAAATTTATAAG GTACACAGAACCCGTAACCTTACGAGTTGCAGCCGATGAATGGCAACCCCACATCAAGGTCACCGAGGACAAGAACGGGAACATCCAACTCTTCGGCCCTATGGCGGAGTTGCTGGAGTCGCTGTCGTACGCGCTGAATTTTAG CTACACTCTCACCCGACCACCAGATGGCGCGTGGGGAGCCCCTGACGAGAACGGCAACTTCAACGGAATGCTCGGAATGATTCAGAGAAAT GAAATCGACCTAGCTCTTGGTCCATTCGGCATGACCGAGGGTCGGGCCCGCGTCGCGGCCTTTTCACGCCCGGTCGTCATCGACCCTCTTCGCATCACTGTGAGAAGAGGCAAACCCAAGATAGGAATCTGGAATATCTTGAAGCCCCTGGATTGGCAGGTCTGGGTGGGAACCGTCCTCGCAGTCCTGTTCGTTGGAGCAGCCCTGGGTCTCTTCATCACAACGCCTTGGACTCGAAATACAGGGTCCTCTGGAAGCCTCCTACGTCAAGCCTTGTACCAACTCTGGGACCAAATTGCAACGTTTCTTGGTCAGG GTATGTCCTACATACCTCCAATAGACAGTTCCCGAGTGGTCGTGCTCATGTGGCTCTTGGCGGCGTTTGTCATCACGAGGAGTTACCAAGGGGCCCTGACGTCGCTCCTAGCTGTCAGAGAAATCCCCATCAAAATCGACTCGATCGAGGATTTCCTAAAAGCCAAGGAGTACCGCATGATCTACGAAACGTCCACCGCTTTCACTGCTTACCTGAAA AAATCCCAGACCGGAATCTTCAGAAAGCTGCACGAGGCGAATCTTGCTGGACGAGGAGAATTCATCAACATGAACAAAATGCCGGAGGCTTTGGACAAGCAAGTGAGGACTCGTGACTTTGCCATCTTGGCCGAAGACCTGACGATCAAAATGCTTCTCTCAGAAGACTTCAGTCGAACAG GTGAATGTGGCTTTCACATATCAAGGGAACGCTTTTTCCCGCTTATTCTCTGCGTTGCGGGGAATCCAAGATTACCTATAATGCGGGGCATTAATTACAG AATACAAAAAATAGTCGAGCACGACCTCTACGGACAGACATTGAGAAGGAACGCGAACAACGGAACGTCTTGTCTTCAGCCCATTTCTACCATTACCGTTAACGAAGCGTATGATATGGCGTCCCTGAAG GGGCTCTTCTATCTCCTCTGCGCAGGATTCGGGGTCTCTCTGGCAGCCTTCGTCGTTGAGGTCATACTCGCGTGTGGTGTTAAGGCAGTCTGA